A region from the Sorex araneus isolate mSorAra2 chromosome 6, mSorAra2.pri, whole genome shotgun sequence genome encodes:
- the LOC129405702 gene encoding protocadherin beta-5-like yields the protein METAIAKTSRKRQVMFLAILLLLWEAGSETIRYSLPEETESGYFVANLAKDLGLRVRDLGTRGARIHYKGNKQLLQLNTKTGDLLLYQNLDREVLCGEMEPCILHFQLLLENPVQFYQVELQLTDINDHSPEFLEKEMLLKIPENVLPGTVFPLKTAQDFDIGNNSVQNYTISPNSHFHVVTRNRGDGRKFSELVLDKVLDREEQPELSLTLTALDGGTPPRSGTTAVRIEVMDINDNAPEFLQSLYEVQIPENSPLNSLIVTVSARDLDAGTYGEAAYSLFQGDDVTQPFVIDNVTGEIRLRRALDFETTRYYNLEIAASDGGGLTGKCTVAIEVLDVNDNAPELTMSTLTTSTPENSPETVVAVFSVSDPDSGDNGRMVCSIPDDLPFLLKPTFKNFYTLVTERPLDRESQAEYNITITVTDMGTPRLQTQHTITVLVSDVNDNAPAFSQPSYTLLVGENNSPALHIGSVSATDPDEGSNAQVTYSLLPPQDPQLPLASLVSINADNGQLFALRSLDFEAVRAFEFGVGAWDRGSPALGSQARVRVLVLDRNDNAPFVLYPLQNASAPCSELVPRAAEAGYLVTKVVAVDGDSGQNAWLSFQLLKATEPGLFSVWAHNGEVRTARPLSERDAPKHRLLVLVKDNGEPPLSASVTLHVLLVDGFSQPFLPLPDAPADAPADDRLTVYLVVALACVSSLFLFSVLAFVAVRLCRRPGPPAGGPYPLPDAHFPGHLLDVSGAGTLSHSYQYEVCLAGGAGTNDFKFLKPILPTFPLQDTGEAAEENPTFRNSFGFN from the coding sequence ATGGAGACTGCGATAGCCAAAACGTCACGGAAAAGGCAAGTTATGTTTCTTGCTATATTATTGCTTTTGTGGGAGGCTGGCTCTGAAACGATTAGGTATTCTTTGCCAGAAGAAACAGAAAGTGGCTACTTCGTGGCCAATCTGGCAAAAGATCTGGGGCTCAGGGTGAGGGACCTGGGCACTCGGGGCGCGCGAATCCATTACAAAGGAAACAAACAGCTCTTGCAGCTCAATACAAAGACCGGGGATTTACTTCTGTACCAAAACCTGGACCGAGAGGTGCTGTGCGGGGAGATGGAGCCCTGTATTCTGCATTTCCAATTGCTACTGGAAAACCCGGTGCAGTTTTATCAAGTTGAACTGCAGCTCACAGATATAAATGATCATTCTCCTGAGTTCCTAGAGAAAGAAATGCTCCTAAAAATACCAGAAAATGTCCTGCCAGGGACTGTGTTTCCTTTGAAAACGGCCCAGGACTTTGACATAGGTAATAATAGTGTTCAGAACTACACAATAAGCCCAAACTCCCATTTTCATGTTGTCACTCGTAATCGTGGAGATGGTAGAAAATTCTCAGAGCTGGTGCTGGACAAAGTTCTGGACAGGGAGGAGCAGCCCGAGCTCAGTTTAACACTCACAGCGTTGGATGGTGGGACTCCCCCCAGGTCCGGGACCACAGCAGTCCGCATTGAGGTCATGGATATTAATGACAATGCTCCTGAGTTTCTACAGTCGCTGTATGAGGTACAAATACCTGAGAACAGTCCTCTTAACTCCTTAATCGTCACTGTGTCTGCCCGAGACTTAGATGCAGGAACATATGGGGAAGCAGCCTACTCTCTATTCCAGGGCGATGATGTCACCCAACCCTTTGTCATAGACAATGTAACAGGAGAAATTCGTCTGAGAAGGGCATTGGATTTCGAGACAACTAGATATTATAACTTGGAAATTGCAGCCTCAGATGGTGGGGGTCTAACAGGAAAATGTACTGTGGCAATAGAGGTGCTGGATGTGAATGACAATGCCCCGGAGCTGACCATGTCCACACTCACCACGTCCACCCCAGAAAACTCACCAGAGACTGTAGTTGCTGTTTTCAGCGTTTCAGATCCAGATTCCGGGGACAACGGAAGGATGGTTTGTTCCATCCCGGATGATCTCCCCTTTCTCTTGAAGCCGACATTCAAGAATTTTTATACCCTAGTAACAGAGAGACCCCTGGACCGAGAGAGTCAAGCAGAGTACAACATCACCATCACGGTGACAGACATGGGCACCCCCAGGCTGCAAACACAGCACACCATCACAGTGCTGGTGTCAGACGTGAACGACAACGCCCCCGCCTTCAGCCAGCCCTCCTACACCCTGCTGGTGGGCGAGAACAACAGCCCCGCCCTGCACATTGGCAGCGTGAGCGCCACCGACCCCGATGAGGGCAGCAACGCCCAGGTCACCTACTCGCTGCTGCCGCCCCAAGACCCGCAGCTGCCGCTCGCCTCGCTGGTGTCCATCAACGCCGACAACGGGCAGCTGTTCGCGCTGCGCTCGCTGGACTTCGAGGCCGTGCGCGCCTTCGAGTTCGGCGTGGGCGCGTGGGACCGCGGCTCGCCTGCGCTCGGCAGCCAGGCGCGCGTGCGCGTGCTGGTGCTGGACCGCAACGACAACGCGCCCTTCGTGCTGTACCCGCTGCAGAACGCGTCGGCGCCCTGCAGCGAGCTGGTGCCCAGGGCGGCCGAGGCGGGCTACCTGGTGACCAAGGTGGTGGCGGTGGACGGCGACTCGGgccagaacgcctggctgtcgTTCCAGCTGCTCAAGGCCACGGAGCCCGGGCTCTTCAGCGTGTGGGCGCACAATGGCGAGGTGCGCACTGCGCGGCCGCTCAGCGAGCGCGACGCGCCCAAGCACAGGCTGCTGGTGCTGGTCAAGGACAATGGCGAGCCGCCGCTGTCGGCCAGCGTCACGCTGCACGTGCTGCTGGTGGACGGCTTCTCGCAGCCCTTCCTGCCGCTGCCCGACGCGCCTGCCGACGCGCCTGCGGACGACCGCCTCACCGTCTACCTGGTGGTGGCCTTGGCCTGCGTGTCGTCGCTCTTCCTCTTCTCCGTGCTGGCCTTCGTGGCTGTGCGCCTGTGCAGGCGGCCCGGCCCTCCTGCGGGGGGCCCCTACCCACTGCCCGACGCGCACTTCCCGGGACACCTGCTGGACGTCAGTGGCGCTGGGACCCTGTCGCACAGCTACCAGTATGAGGTGTGTCTGGCGGGGGGCGCTGGCACCAATGATTTCAAGTTCCTCAAGCCCATTCTGCCCACCTTCCCGCTGCAGGACACTGGTGAAGCTGCAGAGGAAAACCCCACTTTTAGGAATAGCTTTGGGTTCAATTAG
- the LOC101553529 gene encoding protocadherin beta-6, which yields MALTKAHFEKRQVVTFVLLMLWWEADSEPIQYSVLEETESGTFVANLTKDLGLRKGELAARGARVVFKGNRQLLQFNPQTYDLLLNEKLDREELCGSTDPCVLPFQVLLENPLQFFQAALKIQDINDHAPEFPTRKMVLKISEIASPGKVFPLKMAQDLDTGSNSLQSYRISPNPHFHIFTQNRKDGRKFPELVLDKALDREEESELRLILTALDGGSPPRSGSTEIQILVLDINDNTPEFSQELYEAQIPENTPVGTPIISVSAKDLDAGLFGEVSYALFQVDGVNQPFEINPVTGEIRLMRMLDFEELQSYQVDVEGTDGGGLSGKSSVIINVLDVNDNAPELTMSSLINSIPENLPETIVAVFSVSDADSGQNQQVVCSVDEDLPFLLRPSVENFYTLVTEGALDRESQAEYNITITVTDMGTPRLQTQHTITVLVSDVNDNAPAFSQPSYTLLVGENNSPALHIGSVSATDPDEGSNAQVTYSLLQPQDPQLPLASLVSINADNGQLFALRSLDFEAVRAFEFGVGAWDRGSPALGSQARVRVLVLDRNDNAPFVLYPLQNASAPCSELVPRAAEAGYLVTKVVAVDGDSGQNAWLSFQLLKATEPGLFSVWAHNGEVRTARPLSERDAPKHRLLVLVKDNGEPPLSASVTLHVLLVDGFSQPFLPLPDAPADAPADDRLTVYLVVALACVSSLFLFSVLAFVAVRLCRRPGPSAGGPYPLPDAYFPGHLLDVSGAGTLSHSYQYEVCMTGDPRTGEFKFLKPLFPNLLAQDTENEIKESPNSRNSFVFS from the coding sequence ATGGCACTGACAAAAGCACACTTCGAGAAAAGGCAAGTGGTGACCTTCGTTTTATTGATGCTTTGGTGGGAAGCGGATTCAGAACCGATTCAGTACTCTGTATTGGAGGAAACAGAAAGTGGCACGTTTGTGGCCAACTTGACAAAGGATCTGGGACTCAGGAAGGGAGAACTGGCTGCACGGGGTGCCCGGGTTGTTTTCAAGGGGAACAGACAGCTTTTGCAGTTTAACCCACAAACCTATGATTTACTGTTAAATGAGAAGCTGGATCGTGAGGAGCTGTGTGGCTCCACAGACCCGTGTGTGCTACCCTTTCAGGTGTTACTAGAAAATCCCTTGCAGTTTTTTCAAGCTGCCTTGAAAATTCAAGATATAAATGATCATGCCCCAGAGTTCCCCACCAGAAAAATGGTActgaaaatatcagaaattgCCTCACCTGGAAAAGTATTTCCCTTGAAAATGGCACAGGATTTAGACACTGGCAGCAACAGCCTCCAGAGCTACAGAATCAGTCCCAACCCCCACTTCCACATCTTTACTCAAAATCGCAAGGATGGCAGGAAGTTTCCTGAGCTGGTGTTGGACAAGGCATTGGACCGTGAAGAAGAGTCCGAGCTCAGGCTAATTCTTACAGCACTAGATGGTGGGTCTCCACCCCGGTCAGGTTCTACAGAGATTCAGATTCTGGTACTGGACATCAATGACAATACCCCAGAGTTTTCACAGGAGCTTTATGAGGCTCAGATCCCTGAAAATACCCCTGTTGGCACTCCGATAATTAGTGTTTCTGCAAAAGATTTAGATGCAGGACTTTTTGGGGAGGTTTCATATGCTCTATTTCAAGTAGATGGTGTTAACCAACCCTTTGAAATAAACCCAGTTACAGGAGAAATTCGACTGATGAGAATGTTGGATTTTGAGGAACTTCAATCATATCAGGTGGATGTCGAGGGCACAGATGGTGGGGGACTATCAGGGAAAAGTTCAGTTATCATCAACGTTCTGGATGTAAATGACAATGCCCCAGAATTAACCATGTCCTCACTCATCAACTCCATTCCTGAAAACTTGCCAGAAACTATAGTGGCAGTTTTCAGTGTATCAGATGCAGATTCTGGACAAAATCAACAAGTTGTTTGTTCTGTAGATGAGGATCTTCCCTTTCTTCTAAGACCTTCAGTGGAGAATTTCTACACGTTGGTCACAGAAGGGGCACTGGACCGAGAGAGCCAGGCGGAGTACAACATCACCATCACAGTGACAGACATGGGTACCCCCAGGCTGCAAACACAGCACACCATCACAGTGCTGGTGTCAGACGTGAACGACAACGCCCCCGCCTTCAGCCAGCCCTCCTACACCCTGCTGGTGGGCGAGAACAACAGCCCCGCCCTGCACATTGGCAGCGTGAGCGCCACCGACCCCGATGAGGGCAGCAACGCCCAGGTCACCTACTCGCTGCTGCAGCCCCAGGACCCGCAGCTGCCGCTCGCCTCGCTGGTGTCCATCAACGCGGACAACGGGCAGCTGTTCGCGCTGCGCTCGCTGGACTTCGAGGCCGTGCGCGCCTTCGAGTTCGGCGTGGGCGCGTGGGACCGCGGCTCGCCCGCGCTCGGCAGCCAGGCGCGCGTGCGCGTGCTGGTGCTGGACCGCAACGACAACGCGCCCTTCGTGCTGTACCCGCTGCAGAACGCGTCGGCGCCCTGCAGCGAGCTGGTGCCCAGGGCGGCAGAGGCGGGCTACCTGGTGACCAAGGTGGTGGCGGTGGACGGCGACTCGGgccagaacgcctggctgtcgTTCCAGCTGCTCAAGGCCACAGAGCCCGGGCTCTTCAGTGTGTGGGCGCACAATGGCGAGGTGCGCACTGCGCGGCCGCTCAGCGAGCGCGACGCGCCCAAGCACAGGCTGCTGGTGCTGGTCAAGGACAATGGCGAGCCGCCGCTGTCGGCCAGCGTCACGCTGCACGTGCTGCTGGTGGATGGCTTCTCGCAGCCCTTCCTGCCGCTGCCCGACGCGCCTGCCGACGCGCCTGCGGACGACCGCCTCACCGTCTACCTGGTGGTGGCCTTGGCCTGCGTGTCGTCGCTCTTCCTCTTCTCCGTGCTGGCCTTCGTGGCTGTGCGCCTGTGCAGGCGGCCTGGCCCTTCCGCGGGGGGCCCCTACCCGCTGCCCGACGCGTACTTCCCGGGACACCTGCTGGACGTCAGTGGCGCTGGGACCCTGTCGCACAGCTACCAGTATGAGGTGTGCATGACTGGAGACCCTAGAACTGGTGAGTTCAAATTCCTGAAGCCATTATTCCCCAACCTCTTGGCTCAGGACACTGAGAATGAAATTAAAGAATCCCCGAACAGCAGAAACAGCTTTGTATTTAGTTAA